Proteins encoded together in one Osmerus eperlanus chromosome 20, fOsmEpe2.1, whole genome shotgun sequence window:
- the LOC134040905 gene encoding tumor necrosis factor alpha-induced protein 8-like protein 2, which produces MAGFSYKDVALRSQKKLLSNVASKSVVQLFIDDTSSEILDQFYHVSKIHSGNKEEAKKVVKDLVKVVVKVGVLFRHQAFSPEEMALALEFKKKIHQGAMTAISFHEVEFTFDMAVMEELLNGCQDLLLRLVEKHLTAKSHGRIRHVFSHYADPGLLTHLFDPQGALWPCLARICTGLNLLMEEGKL; this is translated from the exons ATGGCGGGCTTCAGCTACAAGGACGTGGCCTTGAGGAGCCAGAAGAAGCTCCTGAGCAACGTGGCATCCAAGTCTGTGGTGCAGCTCTTCATCGACGACACAAGCAGCGAGATCCTGGACCAGTTCTACCACGTCTCCAAGATACACTCTGGAAACAAGGAGGAGGCCAAGAAGGTGGTCAAAGAcctggtgaag gtggtggtgaaggtgggGGTCCTGTTCCGTCATCAGGCGTTCAGCCCGGAGGAGATGGCTCTGGCTCTGGAGTTCAAGAAGAAGATCCACCAAGGAGCCATGACGGCTATCAGCTTCCACGAG GTGGAGTTCACATTCGACATGGCCGTGATGGAGGAGCTTCTGAACGGCTGTCAAGACCTCCTGCTGAGGCTGGTGGAGAAACACCTGACGGCCAAATCCCACGGGCGCATCCGCCACGTGTTCAGCCACTACGCGGACCCAGGCCTGCTCACGCACCTGTTCGACCCGCAGGGGGCGCTGTGGCCCTGCCTCGCCCGGATCTGCACCGGACTCAACCtgctgatggaggaggggaagctatga